One segment of Shewanella piezotolerans WP3 DNA contains the following:
- the acs gene encoding acetate--CoA ligase: protein MSMQSLYKVPSEIAANALVNDEQYKKMYQESIVNPEGFWREHGNRIDWMKPFTKVKKTSFDDHNLFIKWFYDGTLNASANCLDRHLENNADKVAIIWEGDDAKDQRTITYGELHADVCKFANALRSQGVRRGDVVTVYMPMVPEAAVAMLACARIGAIHSVVFGGFSPDSIASRVIDGNSKVVITADEGVRAGRIIPLKANIDEALSHPDVDCIEKVIVMKRTGGDINWVEGRDIWWESLMETASEHCVPEEMGAEDPLFLLYTSGSTGNPKGVLHTTGGYMVYAAMTHEYVFDYKDGEVYWCTADVGWITGHSYMVYGPLANGATVLIHEGVPNYPSPARLGEMIDRHNVNILYTAPTLIRALMAEGKEQFNGFDGSSLRIMGSVGEPINPEAWRWYNDVIGHEKCPIVDTWWQTETGGILISPLPGATDTKPGSATRPFFGVQPALVDNMGNIVEGANEGNLVILDSWPGQMRTVFGDHDRFVLTYFKTFRGMYFTGDGAKRDEDGYYWITGRVDDVINVSGHRLGTAEVESALVAHEQVAEAAVVGYPHDIKGQGIYAYVTLTRGTVETEELRQELRQWVRKEIGALATPDLIQWAGGLPKTRSGKIMRRFLRKIAANEVTNLGDSSTLADPAVIDTLIESRLNRSE, encoded by the coding sequence ATGAGCATGCAGTCTCTCTACAAAGTTCCAAGTGAAATCGCAGCCAATGCACTTGTAAATGACGAACAATATAAAAAAATGTATCAGGAGTCGATTGTAAACCCTGAAGGTTTCTGGAGAGAACACGGCAACCGTATCGATTGGATGAAACCCTTTACTAAAGTAAAGAAAACGTCGTTCGATGACCATAACTTGTTCATTAAATGGTTCTATGATGGCACGCTTAACGCGTCAGCCAACTGCCTAGACAGACATTTAGAAAATAATGCCGACAAAGTGGCTATTATCTGGGAAGGCGATGACGCAAAAGATCAGCGTACTATCACCTATGGTGAGTTGCATGCTGATGTATGTAAGTTTGCTAACGCCCTTCGCAGCCAAGGCGTAAGACGCGGAGACGTAGTAACAGTTTATATGCCTATGGTGCCAGAAGCCGCAGTTGCCATGCTTGCCTGTGCGCGCATTGGCGCTATCCACTCTGTGGTATTTGGTGGTTTCTCACCCGATTCTATCGCCTCACGCGTCATTGATGGTAACTCGAAAGTTGTCATTACTGCTGATGAAGGTGTTCGCGCAGGCCGTATTATCCCGCTTAAAGCTAATATCGATGAAGCACTATCCCACCCTGATGTTGATTGTATTGAAAAAGTCATCGTAATGAAGCGTACTGGCGGCGACATCAACTGGGTCGAAGGTCGTGATATCTGGTGGGAATCTTTAATGGAAACGGCCTCCGAGCATTGTGTTCCAGAAGAGATGGGCGCTGAAGATCCGCTATTTTTACTCTATACCTCTGGCTCAACCGGTAACCCTAAAGGTGTGTTACACACTACAGGCGGTTATATGGTTTACGCTGCGATGACTCACGAATATGTCTTCGATTATAAAGACGGGGAAGTGTATTGGTGTACCGCGGATGTCGGTTGGATCACCGGGCACTCATACATGGTTTATGGGCCACTTGCTAATGGCGCTACCGTGTTAATCCACGAAGGTGTGCCTAACTATCCAAGTCCAGCTCGCTTAGGTGAAATGATTGACCGACATAATGTCAATATCCTCTATACCGCTCCCACGCTTATTCGTGCGTTAATGGCCGAAGGTAAAGAGCAGTTCAATGGTTTCGACGGCAGTTCACTGCGCATAATGGGCTCAGTTGGAGAACCGATTAACCCTGAAGCATGGCGCTGGTATAACGATGTAATTGGTCATGAGAAATGCCCTATCGTTGATACGTGGTGGCAAACAGAAACTGGCGGTATTTTGATTAGCCCACTACCAGGTGCTACAGATACTAAACCTGGCTCAGCAACTCGTCCATTTTTTGGTGTACAGCCAGCACTTGTTGACAACATGGGCAATATCGTAGAAGGGGCGAATGAAGGAAACCTAGTGATTCTTGATTCATGGCCTGGACAGATGCGCACCGTATTTGGCGATCATGACCGCTTTGTACTGACCTACTTTAAAACCTTTAGAGGAATGTACTTCACCGGTGATGGTGCGAAACGCGACGAAGATGGTTACTACTGGATCACTGGACGCGTTGATGATGTGATAAACGTATCAGGTCATAGATTGGGTACAGCAGAAGTTGAAAGTGCCTTAGTTGCCCATGAGCAAGTTGCAGAGGCCGCAGTTGTTGGCTATCCGCATGATATTAAAGGTCAGGGGATCTATGCTTATGTGACGCTGACGAGGGGTACGGTAGAAACTGAAGAGCTACGTCAAGAGCTTCGCCAATGGGTTAGAAAAGAGATTGGCGCACTAGCAACTCCTGATCTCATTCAGTGGGCTGGCGGCTTACCTAAGACACGTTCAGGAAAGATTATGCGTCGATTCCTACGTAAGATTGCCGCAAATGAAGTGACAAACCTGGGCGACTCTTCAACGCTTGCAGATCCTGCAGTCATTGACACACTAATTGAGTCTCGACTTAACCGCAGCGAATAA
- a CDS encoding PAS domain-containing hybrid sensor histidine kinase/response regulator encodes MNLTVLVGTIAIIYVCILFLIAWGAERWFSRITKRIQTWIYGLSLAVYCSSWSFLGTVGQSADDLWSFLPIFIGPILIFTVGFGLLRKMVIVSKAQNITSVADFIAARYGKSQVLAAIVTLIALFGIMPYIALQLKAMVFSLNLFQPEGALFDGAKVSLVITGLLAIFAILFGTRKLDATEHNPGMMLAIAFESLVKLGAFLLVGVVISFGVFDGFTDIWQQASAKDLIKEPNLRIESLMPELLVGMAAFLCMPRQFHVMMVECTNEQTMVKAKWMFPVYLLLFGLFVAPLALAGKLLLGDAVAADTYVINLPLALDKPWLAVVALLGTLSAATGMVIVAVVTISVMVSNEWLVPLMLRTGQIKARNFSQFSHLLLNARRLAIMLILGLGYFSYLSFMDNDSLSSLGMLSFGAFAQLAPALIGGMYWKHGNRSGVFLGLAVGFGSWCYILLQGAAEHSGIVSTDIALLESIKPNVRDILIALLANCACYMLGSVWFRAGVAERIQASAFVTPGRLKNDTNRKSAPVSQQDLLILASRFVSPTRAYESFSGFSEDAVKSDSWHKVAPPELIAHTEHMLAGVLGASSASLVMDSVMQGRDLALDEVFSLVDEASSKIILSQDMLRGAIEHAYEGMSVVDKDLNLVAWNYKYAELYDYPDNFLQAGMPISDVVRFNAERGYCGAGDIEEQVEKRVQHMRNGTQHVSERQRRDGKVIKIQGNPMPGGGFVMTFTDITQYRLQAKALQESNETLEARVKERTYELSMLNSKLLESKAQEEMANASKSQFLAAVGHDLMQPLNAARLFTASLSQYPNLDLEAKTTLNHVNSSLKIAGELLTDLLDISKLDSGMVDVNRRDFAIADLLDGLTVEFEAMAKDCSINFSAIPCSATINSDPSLLRRVLQNFLTNAYRYAKGSRVLLGCRYRGGELEIQVLDTGCGIDENETKEIFKEFKRLDNPESKSASGLGLGLAIADRISRVLDHEINVSSILGQGSVFSIKVPLGKKVTAPTPKKVASLLQPLAGVKVLCIDNEEAILAGLESLLTRWQCEVICASDFADARIKLGLKGVAPDIVLADYHLDNDQNGVDAMDGVRNLYGENLPGILITANTRKDLIDDIQLRGYHYMAKMVKPAALRALISSLVRKG; translated from the coding sequence ATGAATTTGACTGTTCTGGTTGGCACCATTGCCATCATATATGTATGTATCTTGTTCCTCATTGCTTGGGGAGCTGAGCGCTGGTTCAGTCGTATCACGAAGCGGATCCAAACTTGGATCTATGGTTTAAGCCTTGCTGTGTATTGTTCATCTTGGAGTTTTCTCGGCACGGTTGGTCAATCTGCCGATGACCTTTGGTCATTTCTCCCCATTTTTATTGGACCTATCTTAATATTCACTGTTGGTTTTGGCCTGCTGAGAAAGATGGTGATTGTGTCAAAGGCACAAAACATTACCTCAGTTGCCGATTTTATTGCCGCACGATATGGGAAATCTCAAGTACTTGCAGCAATCGTAACTTTAATAGCCCTGTTTGGCATCATGCCCTATATAGCACTGCAACTTAAAGCGATGGTGTTCAGCTTGAATCTTTTTCAGCCAGAGGGGGCATTGTTTGACGGCGCTAAAGTCTCGCTGGTTATTACTGGTTTATTAGCCATTTTTGCTATTTTATTTGGTACCAGAAAGCTTGATGCGACCGAGCATAACCCCGGAATGATGTTGGCGATTGCCTTTGAGTCACTTGTAAAATTAGGGGCATTTTTACTTGTTGGTGTCGTCATAAGCTTTGGCGTTTTCGATGGGTTTACCGATATTTGGCAGCAAGCAAGTGCTAAAGATTTAATCAAGGAACCTAATCTTCGTATTGAATCACTCATGCCTGAACTGCTGGTGGGCATGGCTGCATTCTTGTGTATGCCAAGGCAATTTCACGTAATGATGGTGGAGTGCACTAATGAACAAACCATGGTTAAAGCCAAATGGATGTTTCCGGTTTACTTATTACTGTTTGGCCTTTTTGTTGCGCCACTTGCACTCGCGGGCAAGCTATTGCTTGGCGATGCTGTCGCGGCTGACACCTATGTGATAAACCTGCCATTGGCGCTGGATAAACCATGGCTGGCCGTTGTGGCATTGCTCGGAACACTTTCAGCGGCGACGGGCATGGTCATTGTGGCTGTGGTGACAATAAGTGTAATGGTTAGCAATGAATGGCTAGTCCCACTGATGTTGCGAACAGGGCAGATAAAGGCCAGAAATTTCAGTCAATTTTCTCACCTGCTGCTAAATGCACGCCGCCTAGCCATCATGCTTATTCTGGGACTTGGGTATTTTAGTTACCTATCGTTTATGGATAACGATTCGTTGTCCTCATTAGGCATGCTGTCATTTGGCGCGTTTGCACAGTTGGCGCCAGCGTTAATAGGCGGTATGTATTGGAAACATGGTAATCGCAGTGGAGTGTTCTTAGGGCTTGCAGTGGGTTTTGGCAGTTGGTGCTATATCTTGTTGCAGGGGGCTGCGGAACATTCGGGGATTGTATCGACAGATATTGCCCTTTTAGAATCTATTAAGCCCAATGTACGCGACATCTTAATTGCACTGCTTGCCAATTGCGCATGTTACATGTTGGGCTCAGTATGGTTTAGAGCGGGAGTTGCTGAACGTATCCAAGCTAGCGCTTTTGTTACCCCAGGACGGTTAAAAAATGATACCAATCGTAAGAGTGCACCAGTTTCACAGCAAGATTTACTTATTTTAGCGAGTCGCTTTGTCAGCCCTACAAGGGCGTACGAGAGTTTTTCGGGTTTTTCTGAAGATGCCGTTAAAAGTGATAGCTGGCATAAAGTTGCACCGCCTGAGCTCATCGCGCATACCGAACATATGCTTGCGGGGGTGCTTGGTGCCTCAAGTGCATCATTGGTGATGGACTCCGTCATGCAAGGTCGTGATCTTGCTCTTGATGAAGTGTTTAGTCTGGTTGATGAAGCTTCCTCTAAAATTATTTTAAGCCAAGATATGCTTAGAGGTGCCATCGAACATGCCTATGAAGGCATGAGTGTGGTCGATAAAGATCTGAATTTGGTGGCTTGGAACTATAAATATGCCGAGCTGTATGACTATCCAGACAATTTTTTACAAGCAGGCATGCCAATTAGCGATGTCGTTCGTTTTAATGCTGAACGCGGCTATTGTGGTGCTGGCGATATTGAAGAGCAAGTCGAAAAGCGTGTGCAACATATGCGCAACGGCACTCAACATGTATCTGAGCGGCAACGAAGAGATGGTAAAGTCATAAAAATTCAGGGCAATCCTATGCCAGGTGGTGGCTTTGTCATGACTTTTACTGATATTACTCAGTATCGTTTACAAGCAAAAGCCCTGCAAGAGTCAAACGAAACCCTTGAGGCTCGGGTTAAAGAGCGTACCTACGAGTTATCCATGCTTAACAGCAAACTGCTTGAGTCGAAGGCGCAAGAGGAGATGGCAAACGCATCGAAAAGCCAATTTCTAGCGGCCGTTGGTCATGACTTGATGCAACCATTAAATGCAGCTCGACTCTTTACGGCATCTTTGTCGCAGTATCCAAACTTAGATTTAGAGGCAAAGACAACCTTAAATCACGTTAACAGCTCGCTGAAAATAGCTGGAGAGCTATTGACGGACTTACTCGATATTTCCAAGTTGGATTCAGGAATGGTTGATGTAAATCGACGAGACTTTGCTATTGCAGATCTACTTGATGGCTTAACAGTTGAGTTTGAGGCAATGGCTAAAGATTGTTCAATTAACTTTAGCGCCATTCCTTGTTCGGCGACCATTAATTCAGATCCAAGCCTCTTAAGGCGCGTGTTACAAAACTTCTTAACTAATGCGTATCGTTATGCCAAGGGAAGCCGTGTTTTGTTAGGTTGCCGTTATCGCGGAGGAGAACTTGAAATTCAAGTGCTTGATACAGGCTGTGGTATTGATGAGAATGAAACCAAAGAGATTTTTAAAGAGTTTAAGCGATTAGATAACCCTGAAAGTAAAAGTGCCAGTGGTTTGGGGTTAGGGTTAGCCATTGCAGACAGGATTAGTCGTGTTCTAGATCATGAGATCAACGTCAGTTCAATATTAGGGCAGGGCTCAGTATTTTCCATTAAAGTGCCACTTGGTAAAAAGGTTACTGCACCTACGCCAAAAAAAGTAGCCTCTTTATTGCAACCTTTAGCAGGCGTGAAAGTATTGTGTATTGATAATGAAGAGGCCATCTTGGCGGGGTTGGAAAGTTTATTAACGCGTTGGCAGTGTGAGGTTATCTGCGCCAGCGACTTTGCCGATGCTAGAATTAAACTTGGGCTTAAAGGAGTTGCTCCAGATATCGTACTTGCAGACTATCATCTAGATAACGATCAAAATGGCGTTGATGCGATGGATGGTGTCAGAAACCTTTATGGTGAAAACCTTCCAGGTATATTGATTACCGCTAATACTCGTAAAGATTTGATTGATGACATTCAGCTTCGAGGTTACCACTACATGGCCAAAATGGTGAAACCTGCTGCGCTTAGAGCATTGATCTCGAGCTTAGTTAGAAAGGGCTAA